The stretch of DNA CGACGGTCCGCATCGGCGTCTGTCCGGCGGCGTCGACGAGGACGTCGGAGTGCTCACCGGTCGCGTCGTCGACGACCGTGACGACGACGCGCATCAGGCCTGTTCCCGCGCGTCGGCCGGGACCTGACCGTCCACCGGCGCAGCCGGGTCCACCGGGACCGAGCGACCGAGGGCCGCCCACTGCAGCGTGCCGAGCTCGTCGGACACGTGGGTGCCGTCCCGCCGCACCGCGATCGTCCAGCGTGTGAGCGGGTCCGGGGCGGCCGCGATGCACGCCCAGCGGCCGCCCGGCCGCTCGAGCAGACGGGCGAGCTCGCGTCCGTCCGCGCCGGCCGGCACCCGGGACACGACCAGGAGGCCCGGGGTCGCGTCCGCCGTGACCGCCGCGATCGCCTCGTGCACCGTCACGGCCGTGCCCACCCCGACCGGCGACCCCACCTCGAGCACGGTGGTGCCGGCCGCCCACGGGGCGGCCGTGAACTGTTCGACGACGCGGACGAGCAGCGCCGCACGGGCGGCGCCCTCCCCGCGCAGGGCCACGATCCCGCGCACCCGACGCAGGTCGACCACGACCGTCTCGTCCTCTCGGGTGCCGACCGGTACGGCCGTCGCGAACTCGACCGGGGCCCCGCCGACGAGCGGGACCGCCTGCAGCGCCCACATCGGCGCCGACCACGTCCGACCGTCCGGCGTGGCCGTCCACGGCGCCGGCGGCGCGATCGTCGGCGACGCGACGTCGATCCGCACGGTGTGGCCGATCGTGATCCGCACCGCGCCGGGGAACAGCACGCCCGCCCCGGCGCACGAGGCCTCGATCCCCCGGAGCACCCGGTCGACGGCCCAGGCCGCGGCCGGGTCCCGGCGCACCTGGTCGGCCCAGACCAGTGCGTCGGTCGAGGTGCGGCGGCGGAGCGCGACGATCGTGGGCACCACGACGGCGAGGGCGCCGAGGAGCACGACGACCGACATGGTCAGCAGCAGGTGCGACTCCGGCGTCAGGAACGACCAGGTCACGAACGGGCCTCGGCGATCTCGGCGATCCGACGCTCGAGCGGGGTCGGCTCGGTGCCGGGGACGTCCGTCCAGCGGAAGGTGGTCATCACGGCGTCGAAGAGCATCACGAGCGCGTCCGTCAGCTGCTCGGCGGCCTCGGGGTCCTCCGGGTCGCTGGGGCTGATCGCCGAGAACGACATGATCACCCACCGACCCGGTCGGTGCGGGACGGGGATCGAGTACGTCACCTGTCGGTCGTCCACCACGGGCAGGTCCGCGCCGACCTCCGGGAGCTCGGCGGCGACGTCCGCGCGCCGGACCGTCTGCTCGGTGCGCGCCGCGATGCCGCCGTCGACCTCGCGCAGCCCGGTGTCGTCCGGATCGCGCCGGGTGGGCAGCGCTTCGGCGAGCAGCTGCGCGACCACCTGCTCGGGCGCTTCCTCGGACTCGTCGTCCACCTCGGACTCGATGATCGACACCGGCGGGGTGTACCCGTCGACGGGCTGGACCGGCATGTGGACGGCGGTGGCGCCGTTGTCCCCGGCCTCGACCACCGCGCGCAGGAGGCGCTTCCGCATCTCCTGCCGCAGCGGCTCGGCGCGGTCCCGTGGCAGGTCGTCCGGCAGCGCCCGCGCGATCACGGTGCGGACGGTCTCGCCGAGCTCCTCGCGTTGGTCCTCGCCGGCGGGCAGACGGGCCCACCCCGGCGGGACGACGACCAGGAACGACGCGGTCGGAGTGGTCATGCGTGCACCTCGTTCTCGACGGTGGCCAGCAGGTCGACGACGAGCGGCGCGAACACCGGGACCAGCCCGAGGTCCGTCGTCCGCCAGAGCACGTGCGTGTCGACGCCGTCAGCCCGACGGACGGCGGTGACCGACGCCCAGATCGCCCCGTCGTCGTCGAGGTCGTAGCGGGTGACGACGGGCCCCTCGCCACCCACGTGGTCCGGGAGCTCGTCGACCGAGGGCGGCTCGACCGGCAGACCACCGGTCGCGCCGGCCAGGTCGAGCAGGTCCGCGGTGCCGCCCTCGGCGAGCCCGACGGTGACCACCACGGGGAGCGGCCAGTTCCCCGGCACCGCGAGCGAGGCGAGCAGACGCTGCCCGGACCCGAGACCCGCGCGGAAGGCCAGCAGCGTGTCGAGCGCCGCGACGGTGTCGAGCTCGGTGACCGCCGACCCTCCCGAGCGAGCACGGTCGAGCCCGACGACCGCGTCGAACAGCTCGAGGGTCTCTGCACGCCAGGCGGTGTCGACCTCGTCGGGGTGCGGGACGAGCAGCCACGAGGCGTCGGTCGTGATGCTCGACGTCACCGTGGGGGTCGCAGTCGTCATGGTGCTCCTCGGTTCTCGTTCCGGTCCGGCGATCGGGTCAGCGCTGGGCTGCGGGCACGGTCGGCAGGTCGGTGACGGGGTGCTTGTGCTCCGAGACCCACTCGGTCCACGGCCGCTCCTGGTCGGCACCGATGCCGATCGGGCCGATGACCAGGCCGGCGATCGCGTTGCCCTTGCCCCACGCGCTCATGAACCCGTTCGCACCGACGTGGTACCACGGGGCCGCGGTGACGCCGGACCGCAGTCGGTTCAGCTTCTCGAAGTCACTCAAGCGGTCCCGGGTGAACTGGAAGTCGACGCCACCCAAACGCTCGCCCCAGTCCTTGAGTCCGCCGCGGGTGCCGACCTCGGTCCAGAACTGCTTCTTGACGAGCTTCGCGTCGTTCGCGATCACCTTGTGGATCTTCGCGACGTTCCACCAGTTCGGGTTGTCGGCGAACTTCGCCGCGAACGACGCCTCGGTTCCGATCCACTCCACATCGACGGCGTCGCGACGACCTCGAGCCCGTTCCAGTGCCCTCGTCGCCTTGCTGATCTGTGCCTGCAGCCCGTCGAGCTGCTTCGTGATCGTCTGCGCCTGCGCCGACGACACGGGCCGGTCGAGGCGCTTGTCGAGCTTCGAGAAGTCCCGCTTCAGCGCCTGCAGCTCGTCCTTCCGCACACCGACCGCCTTGTGCGCGGCCTTGCTCGCGGACGAGAACTTCGTGGTCATGGCGCCCTTGGTGGCCTTGATGCCGTTGCTCACCGCGGTCGAGGTGACCTTCGTGATCGCGGTGCCGAGACCGAGCGTCAGCACGCCGACGACCGCCATGACGAGGTCGAAGACGTTGCCCTCGCCCATCGCGAAGGTCGCCGCCTGCGCGATCAACGTCATCCCCGCCGAGATCGCGCCGAGGATGGCACCGATGCCGAGGCCAGGGATCAGGAAGGCGAACACGGCCAGGACGATCCCGATGATGGTCAGGATCTTGATGAGCATGTGGATGAACTTGTACCACCCGGAGTCGTGCAGCCCGTCGTGCCAGCCGTCCCGCATGGTGCTCGCGGCCGCCCGGCCGGCGGCGCTGAGCTGTTCGCGGGCGTCCTGCAGCTTCCGCTTGGCCGCCGCGACGGCATCCTCTGCGCTCGAGATCCGGTCCGCGCGCTTCTGACTGTCGGCGGTGTCCTCCGGCGTCGGCTCCTTCCCGCCGGCCTCCGCATCGGCGACGGGATCGGCGAGTCCCTGGGCCGACCCGAGGTCGCCCTTCGCGGCGATCGCGTCCTGCAGCGCCTGCCACGAGGTCCCCATCACGGTCCCGGCCCCGCGGGCACTCTCGTCGCCGACCGCTGCGGCGAAGCCCTGCAGAGCCTCGCCCGCCGACCGGTACCGACCGGTCATCTGCTGCAGGGATCCGGCGACGTCCTTCGCCCGCTTGCGGACGGCGTCGACGGCCTCGCCCTTGCCGACGGACTCGTCGCCGCTGCCGACCTTCTCGAGCGTCGCGGCGGTGGTCTCCATCGACTCCGCCATGTCCCGGTAGTACGCCGCGAGTTCGAGCACCTTCGCCGGCTGCGTCGCGATCGGGTCACCCGGCTCGTCGAGGGCGGCCCAGTCACCTGCGCGGGCGGTCATCAGGCGGACTCCTCGTGCGACTGCAGGCCGTCGGTCAGCTGCTGCTGCAGGTCGCGCCACGTGTCGACCGAGTTCTGCAGGTTCTTGTCGAGCTTGTCGACGTTCTTGCGGATCTTCTCGCGGTGGAGCTTCCAGTCCTTGCTGAAGTGCGAGAAGGCGTCCTGCAGGTGGGACTCGCCGAAGACGCCGTGGTACTGGTCGTCGTCGGACTTCTGGTGTTCGAGCTCGTCGTTGATGGCGTGCACCTTCGCGGCGCTGTCGCTGAGCTCCTGGCTGATCACGAGATCGGACACGGGTACCTCCGAGGGGACGGGTCGGGAACGGATCGCGCCCCGGCCGACGTCGCTGACGGCAGCGTCGACCGGGGCGCGGAGCGCGCTACTTGATGGCGTTGGCGAGTTCCTGGTCGGTCTGCTGCAGCGCCTCGGCCGCCTTGTTCAGGTACATCGACATGCCCTCGAGACCCTCGATGGTCTTCGTGGCACCGTCGTTGAACTCCTGGTACGAGCTCCCGAACGCGACCGAGGACTGGTCCGTCACGTAGCCGCCGCTGATCAGCGAGTCCACGAGCGCCTTCAGCTCCCGCAGCTTCGAGGTGATGTCCTGCTCACCGTTCACGAGTCGGGTCGCGGCGTCCTGCATCTCGCCGTAGGTCACGTTCAAGTTGGGCATGGCCTGCTCCTGTCGTTCGTCGCGCCCCCCGGTCGAGGGACACCGGGAACGTTATTCCAGGGCGGAACGATCTCGGGGGGTACATTTCTCGACCCGGTCGACCCGGAGGTCTGCACAGTGATGTGCACATTCCAGTACATCGGCGTCCCGACGGGCTCGGTACCGAGCGGTATTCACATGCCACAGTGGCCAAGACCACCGCGGTCATCGGCGTGTCGCGGTGCGCCGATCGGACCGGTGTCCCCCGGAGTGCGGACCGATCGGCGCGGCTCAGGCGGTGGTGAGGGCGCCCGAGACGGCCTCGTACCCGGGCACGCGTTCCTGGTCGGCACCCCAGCCCGTCGGCTTGATCCCCTGGCCGTACACGAAGGTGTTGACCCAGCTCGTGACCACGCGTCCGCCGGCCGCCCAGGTGTGCCACGTCGGCGACGCCGCGATCTGCACGCCGTACTTCGCCCACAGCTCCTTCTGCATCTTCGTCATCTCGAACTGCCGGTCGACACTGAACAGGCGCTCCCACTGCCAGCCCTTGCCGTCCTTCCCGAAGACGTCGAGCACCTTCGCCTTGTCCTCGTTCCAGAGCGCCCGGTTCGGCCGCCACCAGTTCGGCTTCTCCTTGAAGCCGTCGAGGACGTTCTTCGTCCTCGCAGCCGCGAAGGTCTCCTTCACCGTCGCGATCTGCTTGCTGAGGTCCTGCACCTCGGTCCGCGCCGCGGAGTACTCGCTCGCCGTCCGGGCGCCGAGCGCCTTCGTGATCTGCACGGAACGCAGGTCCTGCAGGTTCCGGATCTTGTCCAGCGACGTCTTCTGGAACCCGGCGAACCCCTTCGCGAGCCCCGCCGTCTTGAGCGTCGAGACCGCCTTGGTCAACGCGCCGCCGACACCGACGAGCACCAGGCCGACCGCCGAGGTGATCACGTCGAGCCACGAGCCCTCGCCCATGCTCGCGAGCGCGATGTTCGCGACGAGGGTCACCGACGCCGCCACGGCCGCCATGAAGGTCAGGATCCCCACGCCGGGGATCAGGATGGCGAGCGCGGCCAGGGCGATGCCGATGTACGTGAAGATCTTGACCAGGATCTTGAGCAGCTTCGAGAAGAACGCCTTGATCTTGTCACCGAGGGTGTCGTGCAGGCCGTCGTCCCATGCGGCGCGGATCGTCGACGCAGCCTGACGGCCGGCACCGTTCAGGGTGTCGACGGCCCGTCGGAGCTTCGCGGTCGCCGCATCCGCTCCTGCCCGTGCGTCCTCGGTCGCCCGGTGCTTCGCGTCGACGGCCCCCTGCTCGTCCGCGGTCAGGGGCGGCGCGTCCTGCGCCCGTCCCTGCGACGGGTCCACCATGCTCGCGGCGCGCGACCCCGCTGCCGACGCGTCCTCGGCCTCGCGCAGCGCTGCGGCAGACTCGTCGAGTGCGGTCTCGAGCGACGGCAGGTACCCGGTCAGCGCGTCGCGGATCGCGTCGTAGCGGCCGGACATCTTCTGCAGCGAGGCGGCGACCTCGCCGCTCTTCTTCCGCACGGCAGCGGCGGACTCGCCCTTGAACTGCGACTCGTCGCCCTCGCCGATCCGCTTCAGGACGTCCGCCTCGCTGCGGATCTCGTCCGCGATGGAGCGGTAGTAGTCGACCAGCTCGCGGACGACCTGCGTGTCCGCGACGATCGGGTCCGAGGCCTCGCCGACGAGCGACCAGTTCCCTCCGCGGGCGGGCATCAGGCGGCCGTCCCGTCGGTGTGACCCGTGTCGGTGCGCTCGGTCGTGAGCTTCTCCGCCAGGTCGTGCTCGAGCGCCGACCAGTTCTCGACCGACTTCTGCATCTTGTCGTGCAGGTCCTTCACGGCGCCCGTCATCTTCTCGCGGTGGATCTTCCAGTCGCCGGAGAAGTCGTGCATCGCCCGCTGCACGTCGTGCTGGCCGTAGACCTCGGTCAGGGCACGGTCGTCGGACTTCTGGTGCTCCAGCTCGTCCGAGATGTGCCGGAGCTTCGTGGCCGAGTCCTCGAGGACGGCCTTGGTGATGATGAGGTCTGCCATGGGTGCTCCCGATCGCTGCCCGTGCCGATGCGCCGCTGCGCTGGTGTGCCGGTGGAAGGTGGGACGGGCGGCCCGCAGTGGGCCGCCCGTCGTCCGGAGCGGTCGTGGACCGGCCGTCCGGTGTCGCGCGCTACTTGATGGCGTTGGCGAGTTCCTGGTCGGTCTGCTGCAGCGCCTCGGCCGCCTTGTTCAGGTACATCGACATGCCCTCGAGACCCTCGATGGTCTTCGTGGCACCGTCGTTGAACTCCTGGTACGAGCTCCCGAACGCGACCGAGGACTGGTCCGTCACGTAGCCGCCGCTGATCAGCGAGTCCACGAGCGCCTTCAGCTCCCGCAGCTTCGAGGTGATGTCCTGCTCACCGTTCACGAGTCGGGTCGCGGCGTCCTGCATCTCGCCGTAGGTGACGTTCAAGTTGGGCATGTCGTGCTCCTGGTGTCGAGGTGGTACGCCTCCGGTACCGGAAGCCGGGACGACCGTACCGACCCGTTGCCTCCCGGACGGGGGTGTTCGGGTGTTGTTCACCGGGAGTTCGTGCCGTCGCGACGGACGTGAACGTCCGCCGCACACCCGCACCGACGTGTGTCGCGGCCCCCTGCGGGACGCGATCAGCGCGCACGACGAAGGGCGGGCCTCCCGGAGGAGACCCGCCCTTCGACGGTGGTGCCGCTGCTTACTTGGCGGCGACGACCTGCAGGGAGATCACCGCGGTGATGTCCTCGCGCAGACGCACGGTGGCCTCGTGGTCACCGACGGTCTTGATGGTCGCGGGGACCTCGACCTTGCGCTTGTCCAGCGAACCGACGCCCTGCGCCTGGACGGCGTCGGCGACGTCCGCCGGGCGGACCGAACCGAACAGGCGGCCGTCCTTGCCGGCCTTGACGGTCAGCTTGATGGTCGCGTTCTCGAGCTTCATCTTGAGGTCCTGGGCCTCTTCGATGGTGGCGAGCTCGCGAGCGGCACGGGCCGCACGGATCGACTCGACCTGCTTCTCGCCGCCCTTGGACCACGCGACGGCGAAGCCCTGGGGGATGAGGTAGTTGCGGGCGTAGCCGTTCTTGACGTCGACGACGTCACCGGCGGAACCGAGGCCGGAGACCTCGTGGGTGAGGATGAGCTTCGACATGTGAACTCCTCCGATCAGCGGCCGGAGCCGGCGTAGGGGAGGAGCGCCATCTCACGGGCGTTCTTCACGGCACGGGCGATGAGGCGCTGCTCCTGGACGGAGACGCCGGTGATGCGACGGGCGCGGATCTTGCCACGCTCGGAGATGAACTTGCGAAGGGTCGCGACGTCCTTGTAGTCGATGACGCCGACCTTGATCGACTTCGCGGGAGCGGCGTTCTTGCCGCCCTTGCCGCGAGGCTTCCGGCGGTCGCCGGTGCTCTTTCCAGCCATTGTGATTCCTTAGAGAAGAAGAAGTTGTGTGTCCGTCAGACCGCTGAGGATCAGAACGGCGTCTCGTCGTCGTACGAACCGCCGGGCTGGCTCCACACGTCGTTCGACTGTGCGTTGCCGCCCTGCTGGCCGCCCTGGGGCGACCACGGTGCGTCCGACTGACCGCCGTTGTTGTTCCAGCCGCCGCCGTTGCCGCCCTGGCCACCACCGGAAGCGTTGCCGCCCCCGACCTGGCCACGACCGCCGCCGGAGCCACCCGCAGCACGGGTGACCTGCGCGGTCGCGTAGCGGAGCGACGGGCCGATCTCGTCGACCTCGAGCTCGATGCTCGTGCGCTGCTGGCCCTCACGGTCCTGGTAGGAGCGCTGACGCAGACGACCCTGCGCGATGACGCGCGAGCCCTTCGTCAGCGAGCCCGCCACGTGCTCGGCGAACTCGCGCCACACGCTCGCACGGAGGAACAGCGCGTCGCCGTCCTTCCACTCGTTCGCCTGACGGTCGAACGTGCGAGGGGTGGATGCGATGGTGAAGTTCGCCACCGCGAGCCCGTTCTGCGTGTAACGCAGCTCGGGGTCCGCGGTGAGGTTGCCCACCACCGTGATGACGGTTTCGCCGGCCATGACCTACTCGGCGCTCGCGGTCGCGTTGGCGGCCTTGCGGGCCGCACGGGCCTCGTCGCGCTGCTTCTGCGCGGCGACCTGGGCGATCGCCTCTTCGGCGCGGAGGACCTTCGTGCGGAGCACGGCCTCGGAGAGACCGAGCTGACGGTCGAGCTCCTTGGCGGCCTCGGGGGTCGAGGTGAAGTCGACGACGGCGTAGATGCCCTCGGACTTCTTCGCGATCTCGTAGGCCAGGCGACGACGGCCCCAGACGTCCACGTTGTCGACGGTGCCACCGTCATTGCGGATGACCGCGAGGAACTTGTCCAGGCTGGGAGCAACGGTGCGCTCGTCGATCTCGGGGTCGAGGATCGCCATCAGTTCGTACTGGTGCATGCGGAACCCACCTCCTTTGGTCTCGGCGGCCCCGGGCGGTTCCCGGAGCAGGAGGGTTGATGCATGTGTCCGGTGGCGCAGGAGCGCAAGGACAACCCGAGTAGCTTAGCCCACGGCCTGGAGGCGCGCCACCGGCTGTGCAGAACGGCCCCGGTCCGGCAGGCGGTCGCGTCGGGACCGGGGCGGCTCAGGCCGTCGCGTCCCGCTCGGCCCACCAGGCGCGCAGGCGCTGCTCGGCCTCGTCGGCGCCGAGGGGCCCCTCGTCCATCCGCACCTCGAGCAGGTACCGGTAGGCCTCGCCCACGGCACGCCCCGGCTGGATGTCGAGGATGCGCATGATGTCGTCACCCGTCAGGTCGGGCCGGATTGCCTCGAGCTCCTCCTGCTCCGCGAGCGCCGTGATGCGGTCCTCGAGGTCGTCGTAGGCGAAGCCGAGGCGGTCGGCCTTCCGGCGGTTCCGCGTCGTGACGTCCGAGCGGGTGAGCTCGTGCAGACGTTCGAGCAGCGGACCCGCGTCACGGACGTAGCGGCGGACGGCGGAGTCGGTCCACGCACCCTCGGTGTAGCCGAAGAACCGCAGGTGCAGCTCGATGAGACGGGACACCGCCGCGATGGTGTCGTTGTCGAACCGCAGCGCCCGCAGTCGCTTCTTCGCGAGCTTCGCGCCGACCAGGTCGTGGTGGTGGAAGCTGACGGCACCGCCCGGTTCGAGCTTCCGGGTCGCCGGCTTGCCGATGTCGTGCAGGAGCGCGGCGAGCCGGAGCACCGTGTCCGGGGCCTCGCCCGGGTGCCGCTCGGCCTCGTACCCGATCGCCTGCGACAGCACGGTCAGCGAGTGCTCGTAGACGTCCTTGTGGTGGTGGTGCTCGTCGATCTCCAGGCGCATCGCGGGGAGCTCGGGCAGGAAGCGCTCGGCGAGACCGGTGTCCACGAGCAGGCGGACGCCGGGGACCGGCCCGGACGTGTTCAGCAGCTTGACGAGCTCGTCGCGGACCCGCTCTGCCGACACG from Curtobacterium sp. SGAir0471 encodes:
- the rpsR gene encoding 30S ribosomal protein S18; protein product: MAGKSTGDRRKPRGKGGKNAAPAKSIKVGVIDYKDVATLRKFISERGKIRARRITGVSVQEQRLIARAVKNAREMALLPYAGSGR
- a CDS encoding WXG100 family type VII secretion target is translated as MPARGGNWSLVGEASDPIVADTQVVRELVDYYRSIADEIRSEADVLKRIGEGDESQFKGESAAAVRKKSGEVAASLQKMSGRYDAIRDALTGYLPSLETALDESAAALREAEDASAAGSRAASMVDPSQGRAQDAPPLTADEQGAVDAKHRATEDARAGADAATAKLRRAVDTLNGAGRQAASTIRAAWDDGLHDTLGDKIKAFFSKLLKILVKIFTYIGIALAALAILIPGVGILTFMAAVAASVTLVANIALASMGEGSWLDVITSAVGLVLVGVGGALTKAVSTLKTAGLAKGFAGFQKTSLDKIRNLQDLRSVQITKALGARTASEYSAARTEVQDLSKQIATVKETFAAARTKNVLDGFKEKPNWWRPNRALWNEDKAKVLDVFGKDGKGWQWERLFSVDRQFEMTKMQKELWAKYGVQIAASPTWHTWAAGGRVVTSWVNTFVYGQGIKPTGWGADQERVPGYEAVSGALTTA
- a CDS encoding CCA tRNA nucleotidyltransferase gives rise to the protein MQSVAQAVERLDALAATEPVAVLARAFADAGHELALVGGPVRDAFLGRPVTDLDFTTDARPDDVLRIVEPIASATWDVGRQFGTIAARVAGEQVEITTYRSDFYDGETRKPEVAFGDTIEDDLLRRDFTVNAMALRLPQRELVDVHGGVEDLLAGRLHTPQAAPVSFRDDPLRMMRAARFTAQLGFTVSDEVRAAMTDLADSIDIVSAERVRDELVKLLNTSGPVPGVRLLVDTGLAERFLPELPAMRLEIDEHHHHKDVYEHSLTVLSQAIGYEAERHPGEAPDTVLRLAALLHDIGKPATRKLEPGGAVSFHHHDLVGAKLAKKRLRALRFDNDTIAAVSRLIELHLRFFGYTEGAWTDSAVRRYVRDAGPLLERLHELTRSDVTTRNRRKADRLGFAYDDLEDRITALAEQEELEAIRPDLTGDDIMRILDIQPGRAVGEAYRYLLEVRMDEGPLGADEAEQRLRAWWAERDATA
- a CDS encoding single-stranded DNA-binding protein — its product is MAGETVITVVGNLTADPELRYTQNGLAVANFTIASTPRTFDRQANEWKDGDALFLRASVWREFAEHVAGSLTKGSRVIAQGRLRQRSYQDREGQQRTSIELEVDEIGPSLRYATAQVTRAAGGSGGGRGQVGGGNASGGGQGGNGGGWNNNGGQSDAPWSPQGGQQGGNAQSNDVWSQPGGSYDDETPF
- a CDS encoding WXG100 family type VII secretion target produces the protein MPNLNVTYGEMQDAATRLVNGEQDITSKLRELKALVDSLISGGYVTDQSSVAFGSSYQEFNDGATKTIEGLEGMSMYLNKAAEALQQTDQELANAIK
- a CDS encoding WXG100 family type VII secretion target produces the protein MPNLNVTYGEMQDAATRLVNGEQDITSKLRELKALVDSLISGGYVTDQSSVAFGSSYQEFNDGATKTIEGLEGMSMYLNKAAEALQQTDQELANAIK
- the rpsF gene encoding 30S ribosomal protein S6, yielding MHQYELMAILDPEIDERTVAPSLDKFLAVIRNDGGTVDNVDVWGRRRLAYEIAKKSEGIYAVVDFTSTPEAAKELDRQLGLSEAVLRTKVLRAEEAIAQVAAQKQRDEARAARKAANATASAE
- the rplI gene encoding 50S ribosomal protein L9, whose amino-acid sequence is MSKLILTHEVSGLGSAGDVVDVKNGYARNYLIPQGFAVAWSKGGEKQVESIRAARAARELATIEEAQDLKMKLENATIKLTVKAGKDGRLFGSVRPADVADAVQAQGVGSLDKRKVEVPATIKTVGDHEATVRLREDITAVISLQVVAAK